The Thamnophis elegans isolate rThaEle1 chromosome 15, rThaEle1.pri, whole genome shotgun sequence genome includes a window with the following:
- the ATAD1 gene encoding LOW QUALITY PROTEIN: ATPase family AAA domain-containing protein 1 (The sequence of the model RefSeq protein was modified relative to this genomic sequence to represent the inferred CDS: inserted 4 bases in 4 codons; deleted 2 bases in 2 codons; substituted 1 base at 1 genomic stop codon) → MVHAETFSRPLTRNEVVGLIFRLTIFGAVTYXTIKWMVDAIDPTRKQKVEAQKQAEKLMKQIGVXNVKASEYEMSIAAHLVDPLSMHVTWNDIAGLDEVITDLKDTVILPIXKKHLFQNSRLLQPPKGVLLYGPPAAVVTLIAKATAKEAGCRFINLQPSTLTDNXYGESQKLAAAVFSSAVKLQPSIIFIDEIDSFLRSRSSSDHEATAMMKAQFMSLWDGLDTDFNCQVIVMGATNRPQDLDTAIMRRMPTRFHVNQPSLKQREAILKLILKMKMXVDRRVDLLEVAKETDGFSGSDLKEMCRDAALLCVREYVNTAYEDSNDDDEIRPVQQRDLHRASEKMRKSKDATNQNVLMHVSLD, encoded by the exons ATGGTCCATGCTGAAACGTTTTCC CGTCCTCTAACTCGAAACGAAGTTGTTGGTCTAATTTTCCGCTTAACAATCTTTGGCGCTGTGACCT TTACAATTAAATGGATGGTAGATGCAATTGACCCAACAAGGAAGCAAAAAGTAGAAGCCCAAA AACAGGCAGAAAAGTTGATGAAGCAAATAGGTG AAAATGTGAAGGCTTCTGAATATGAGATGAGCATTGCTGCACATCTGGTGGATCCTCTTAGTATGCAC GTAACATGGAACGATATTGCAGGCTTAGATGAGGTTATTACAGATCTGAAGGACACAGTCATTTTGCCAA AGAAAAAACATCTGTTTCAAAACTCAAGACTTCTACAGCCACCCAAAG GAGTGCTGCTGTACGGCCCTCCGGCGGCTGTGGTA ACCTTGATTGCCAAAGCTACAGCAAAGGAAGCCGGTTGTCGGTTTATTAATCTTCAGCCCTCAACGTTGACAGACA GTTATGGTGAATCCCAGAAGCTGGCAGCGGCGGTGTTCTCCTCTGCTGTAAAGCTCCAACCCTCCATCATCTTTATTGATGAAATAG attcTTTTCTACGAAGCCGTTCAAGTTCTGATCATGAGGCCACAGCTATGATGAAAGCCCAATTCATGAGTCTCTGGGATGGTCTAGACACTGATTTTAATTGCCAA GTGATAGTGATGGGAGCTACCAATCGCCCCCAGGATCTTGACACGGCAATTATGAGAAGAATGCCTACAAGGTTTCATGTCAATCAGCCT TCACTAAAACAGAGGGAAGCAATCCTGAAActtattttgaaaatgaaaatgtaa GTGGACAGGCGTGTGGATCTCCTTGAAGTGGCCAAAGAAACTGATGGGTTTTCAGGAAGTGACTTGAAAGAAATGTGTCGCGATGCTGCGCTCCTGTGCGTCAGGGAATATGTAAATACTGCATATGAAGACAG CAATGACGACGATGAAATCCGTCCTGTGCAACAAAGGGACTTGCATCGAGCCAGCGAGAAGATGAGGAAATCGAAGGACGCGACGAATCAAAATGTTCTGATGCATGTTAGTTTAGATTAA